From the genome of Niabella agricola, one region includes:
- a CDS encoding WD40/YVTN/BNR-like repeat-containing protein translates to MFRNLLLFFLCTGSFASASQNLEIISTGNGTNLRGIGGFKNTIWVSGSNGYTGRSADGGQTWQWQQVPGFENRDFRDIAVLDENTAILMGIASPAYILKTTDSGHSWKTVYENRDTAMFLDAMTFTGRKMGYVIGDPVRGNIFIARTTNAGNNWEQLPGPAALPGEAFFAASGSNLVVSGKKIRMVSGGTASRLFDDRNVTVLPLLQGTASAGANSIAVLDSRMMIAGGDFQHPDRRDSVLLLSTDGGKTFRLPQHGPGGYRSAVAPLNQLTWITCGLNGVDVTTDGGLNWKPVSDKPFNTIFINAATKTVYLAGPKGTVGQILF, encoded by the coding sequence ATGTTCAGGAACCTGTTATTGTTTTTCTTATGCACCGGCAGCTTTGCCTCGGCTTCACAAAATCTCGAAATCATCAGCACGGGGAACGGAACCAATCTCCGGGGAATCGGAGGTTTTAAAAATACCATTTGGGTCAGCGGCAGTAACGGCTATACCGGCCGGTCTGCTGATGGAGGCCAAACCTGGCAATGGCAGCAGGTTCCGGGTTTTGAGAACCGGGATTTCCGGGATATCGCTGTACTGGACGAAAACACAGCAATCCTGATGGGTATTGCGAGCCCTGCCTATATCCTCAAAACAACTGATAGCGGTCATTCCTGGAAAACGGTGTATGAAAACCGGGATACGGCCATGTTCCTTGATGCCATGACTTTTACCGGTCGGAAAATGGGGTATGTGATCGGAGATCCTGTCCGTGGCAACATCTTTATTGCAAGAACTACCAATGCCGGCAACAACTGGGAACAACTGCCGGGACCCGCCGCCCTGCCAGGCGAAGCATTTTTCGCAGCCAGCGGCAGCAACCTAGTCGTATCCGGAAAAAAGATACGGATGGTAAGTGGTGGAACCGCATCAAGATTATTTGACGACAGGAACGTTACCGTGCTTCCGTTGCTGCAGGGAACTGCCAGTGCAGGAGCTAATAGCATTGCGGTCCTGGATTCCCGGATGATGATCGCAGGGGGCGATTTTCAGCATCCCGACCGGCGCGACAGTGTGCTCCTGCTTAGTACCGATGGCGGCAAAACCTTCCGGCTGCCGCAACACGGACCCGGAGGTTACCGGAGTGCTGTGGCGCCGCTCAACCAACTTACCTGGATCACCTGCGGCCTTAATGGTGTGGACGTCACAACAGACGGCGGATTAAACTGGAAGCCCGTTTCAGACAAACCGTTCAATACTATTTTTATAAACGCGGCAACAAAAACCGTTTACCTGGCCGGCCCTAAAGGTACAGTAGGACAAATCCTCTTTTAA
- a CDS encoding outer membrane beta-barrel protein, with protein sequence MKHLFFSAVLLTGSLATTAQTGWNIGDRAAFGHSWTVGNKPDNAKRQFHPTFEIGRTATYQFTDVAGIGFGTFFSSQGTGFKYENSGNRAIARTNYIKVPVFASFNFGDAAQRVRPRLTIGPSVQFLVGGKTFLKTEEDAFAGVYSTRALNTKIDVGGNASLGLNIRVFDGFYLNHEINYYHGFVEQKPNNPSETPSFTNRNLTMSLGMQINSQAMRKWKGKMMKMHKR encoded by the coding sequence ATGAAGCATTTATTTTTTTCGGCAGTTCTGTTAACGGGAAGCCTGGCAACAACCGCTCAAACCGGCTGGAATATCGGCGATCGTGCCGCATTTGGACATAGCTGGACAGTGGGCAATAAGCCGGATAATGCAAAACGACAGTTTCACCCCACTTTTGAAATCGGTCGCACGGCTACGTATCAGTTTACCGATGTGGCGGGCATTGGTTTTGGTACTTTTTTCAGCAGCCAGGGTACGGGCTTTAAATACGAAAACTCCGGTAATCGCGCCATCGCAAGAACAAACTATATAAAGGTTCCGGTATTTGCCAGCTTTAATTTCGGGGATGCAGCGCAACGGGTACGTCCGCGTTTAACCATCGGCCCCTCGGTACAATTCCTGGTAGGTGGCAAAACATTTTTAAAAACCGAAGAAGATGCATTTGCCGGCGTATACAGCACCCGGGCGCTGAATACTAAAATCGATGTGGGCGGTAACGCTTCCCTGGGATTGAATATCCGTGTATTTGACGGCTTCTACCTGAATCATGAGATCAATTATTATCACGGCTTTGTGGAGCAGAAACCCAATAATCCCAGTGAGACGCCATCCTTCACTAACCGTAACCTGACGATGAGCCTGGGTATGCAGATCAATTCCCAGGCTATGAGAAAGTGGAAAGGAAAGATGATGAAGATGCACAAACGATAA
- the thrS gene encoding threonine--tRNA ligase, whose translation MINITFPDGARRAYEPGVTALDIAKSISEGLARKVIAANVNGEVWDATRPIHTDSAVILLTWSDADGKKAFWHSTAHLMAEAVEASFPGVKFWVGPPLDSGGFYYDMDLGDRKLSEEELGALEKKMNELAKQNNAYVRKEVPKQEAIQYFTEKGDEYKLDLLNNLEDGNITFYTQGNFTDLCRGPHIPATGIIKAIKLTSVAGAYWKGDEKNKMLTRVYGISFPSQKELDEYLQMLEEAKKRDHRKLGKELGIFTMDDDVGQGLPLWLPNGTIVIEELEKLAKETEEAADYKRVVTPHIAKESMYLTSGHLPYYQDSMYPPMEVDGQKYYLKAMNCPHHHKIFAAEPKSYKDLPLRLAEYGTCYRYEQSGELFGLMRVRCLHMNDAHIYCSKEQFAEEFRAVNDMYLKYFKIFGIDRYVMRLSLHDPEKLGQKYINEPELWLETEALVRKVLVESNIPFVEVKGEGAFYGPKIDVQIWSAIGREFTLATNQVDFAQGRRFNLQYTTADNGHDVPLIIHRAPLGTHERFIGFLLEHYAGKFPVWLAPVQVKVLPISDKFEAYTKDVYRALRRAGIRAEIDERNEKIGKKIRDTELMKIPYMLVIGEKEMNEGKVAIRRQGKGDAGTKTIEEFVEGVKNEIANRADAV comes from the coding sequence ATGATCAATATTACATTTCCGGACGGAGCCCGGCGTGCGTATGAGCCCGGCGTTACAGCGCTGGACATCGCCAAATCCATCTCTGAGGGATTGGCGCGAAAAGTAATTGCTGCAAACGTAAACGGAGAAGTTTGGGACGCCACGCGCCCGATCCATACTGATAGTGCTGTTATTTTGTTAACCTGGAGCGATGCAGACGGAAAGAAAGCATTCTGGCATTCAACGGCACACCTTATGGCAGAAGCAGTAGAAGCCTCTTTTCCCGGTGTAAAATTTTGGGTAGGACCTCCGCTGGATTCCGGCGGGTTTTATTATGATATGGATCTTGGTGACCGCAAACTTTCCGAAGAAGAGCTGGGCGCCCTGGAGAAAAAAATGAATGAGTTGGCAAAGCAAAACAATGCTTATGTGCGTAAGGAGGTTCCCAAGCAGGAAGCCATACAATATTTTACCGAGAAAGGTGATGAATACAAACTGGACCTGCTGAACAACCTGGAAGATGGTAATATAACCTTTTACACCCAGGGGAATTTTACGGATCTCTGTCGCGGCCCGCATATTCCGGCCACTGGTATCATCAAAGCCATTAAACTTACCAGCGTGGCCGGCGCTTACTGGAAGGGCGATGAAAAAAATAAGATGCTCACCCGCGTTTATGGTATCAGCTTTCCCAGTCAGAAAGAACTGGATGAATACCTGCAGATGCTGGAAGAAGCCAAGAAACGCGATCACCGAAAGCTGGGTAAAGAACTGGGCATATTTACCATGGATGATGATGTAGGCCAGGGGTTGCCTTTGTGGTTACCCAATGGTACGATTGTGATTGAAGAGCTGGAGAAACTAGCCAAGGAAACCGAAGAGGCCGCCGATTATAAGCGGGTGGTAACGCCGCATATCGCCAAGGAGAGTATGTACCTCACCAGCGGGCACCTGCCTTATTACCAGGACAGCATGTATCCGCCCATGGAGGTAGACGGACAGAAGTATTATCTCAAGGCGATGAATTGTCCGCATCACCACAAGATCTTTGCAGCCGAACCTAAAAGTTACAAGGATCTTCCGCTGCGCCTGGCCGAATACGGAACCTGCTACCGCTATGAGCAGAGCGGGGAGCTGTTTGGATTGATGCGGGTACGCTGCCTGCATATGAATGATGCGCATATCTATTGCAGTAAAGAACAGTTTGCAGAAGAGTTTCGTGCGGTGAACGATATGTACCTGAAGTACTTTAAGATCTTTGGGATCGATCGGTATGTAATGCGTTTGTCGTTACATGATCCGGAAAAACTGGGACAGAAATATATCAACGAGCCGGAGCTGTGGCTCGAGACCGAAGCATTGGTGCGAAAGGTGCTGGTGGAATCAAATATTCCTTTTGTGGAAGTAAAGGGCGAAGGCGCCTTTTACGGGCCTAAGATCGATGTACAGATCTGGAGTGCCATCGGCCGCGAGTTTACGCTGGCCACTAACCAGGTAGATTTTGCACAGGGCCGGCGGTTCAACCTGCAGTATACCACGGCAGATAACGGACACGATGTGCCCCTGATCATTCACCGCGCGCCCCTGGGCACCCACGAGCGTTTCATCGGGTTCCTGCTGGAGCACTATGCGGGGAAATTCCCGGTGTGGCTGGCACCCGTACAGGTAAAAGTACTGCCCATCAGCGACAAGTTTGAAGCATACACCAAAGATGTATACAGGGCACTGCGCAGGGCCGGCATCCGGGCGGAGATCGATGAGCGGAATGAGAAGATCGGGAAAAAGATCCGTGATACGGAGCTGATGAAGATCCCCTATATGCTGGTGATTGGCGAAAAGGAAATGAACGAGGGAAAGGTCGCCATCCGCAGGCAGGGCAAGGGCGATGCCGGAACAAAGACTATAGAAGAATTTGTTGAGGGCGTTAAAAACGAGATCGCCAACCGGGCAGATGCCGTATAA
- the der gene encoding ribosome biogenesis GTPase Der, which produces MSFTVAIVGRPNVGKSTLFNRLLEQKKAIVDDVSGVTRDRQYGISEWNGKTFNVIDTGGFVHGSDDVFEKEIAKQVLVAVEEANVILFMTDAATGITDLDDSMARVLRKSTKPVFLVINKVDNNERLLEASEFYSMGFEQVFFIAAASGSGTGELLDAVTDLMTEDSGIDEHIADLPKFAIIGQPNVGKSSLLNALVGEERTIVSNVAGTTRDTIHTHYNLFQKEFVLIDTAGIRRKAKVHEDLEFYSVIRAIKAMDEADVCILLLDAEKGITAQDLNIFSLAAKKGKGIVLLVNKWDLIEDKKTNTAKEYEDALKKRLAPFSDVPILFVSATEKTRIYKAIETALEVYQNRKRRIPTNKLNEVMLKAVEAHHAPVVRGHSIKIKFVTQLPTVVPSFAFFCNFPDDVKTPYRNYLENQLRKNFDFRGVSLRLFFRKK; this is translated from the coding sequence ATGAGTTTTACCGTAGCAATTGTAGGAAGGCCAAACGTGGGAAAGAGCACGCTCTTTAACCGTTTGCTGGAGCAAAAAAAAGCGATCGTTGATGATGTCAGCGGCGTAACCCGCGACCGGCAATACGGCATCAGTGAGTGGAACGGTAAAACGTTTAACGTCATCGATACCGGCGGGTTTGTACATGGCAGTGATGATGTGTTTGAAAAAGAGATCGCCAAACAGGTACTGGTGGCTGTAGAAGAAGCCAATGTGATTCTTTTTATGACCGATGCTGCTACCGGCATTACCGACCTGGACGATTCGATGGCCCGGGTGCTGCGCAAAAGCACAAAGCCCGTTTTCCTGGTTATTAATAAGGTGGATAACAACGAACGCCTGCTGGAAGCCAGTGAATTTTACAGCATGGGATTTGAGCAAGTGTTTTTTATAGCGGCCGCCAGTGGAAGCGGAACGGGAGAACTGCTGGATGCCGTTACCGACCTGATGACGGAAGATTCCGGTATCGACGAGCATATTGCGGACCTGCCGAAGTTCGCCATCATTGGGCAACCCAATGTGGGCAAGTCTTCCCTGTTAAATGCATTGGTTGGAGAAGAGCGTACCATCGTGAGCAATGTGGCGGGCACCACCCGTGATACCATTCATACACATTACAATCTGTTTCAGAAGGAATTTGTGCTGATCGATACAGCGGGGATCCGGCGCAAAGCCAAGGTGCACGAAGACCTGGAGTTTTATTCGGTGATCCGCGCTATTAAGGCGATGGATGAAGCAGATGTATGTATATTACTACTGGATGCAGAAAAGGGAATTACGGCCCAGGATCTGAATATCTTCAGCCTTGCGGCAAAAAAAGGAAAGGGCATTGTATTGCTGGTAAATAAATGGGACCTGATCGAAGATAAGAAAACCAATACAGCAAAGGAATATGAAGATGCATTAAAAAAGCGGCTGGCACCCTTTAGCGATGTGCCGATTCTTTTTGTATCGGCCACCGAAAAAACAAGGATTTATAAAGCGATCGAAACCGCACTGGAGGTATATCAAAACCGCAAGCGCCGGATTCCTACCAATAAGCTGAACGAGGTGATGCTGAAAGCGGTGGAAGCACATCACGCACCGGTAGTAAGAGGCCATTCGATCAAAATAAAATTCGTGACACAGCTGCCAACGGTGGTACCTTCGTTTGCGTTTTTCTGTAATTTCCCGGATGATGTAAAAACGCCCTACCGGAACTACCTCGAAAACCAGTTGCGCAAAAATTTTGATTTCAGAGGCGTTTCCCTGCGTCTCTTCTTTAGAAAAAAATAA
- a CDS encoding DUF4954 family protein codes for MNQIKKHPVENLGYNFIPRQFLPEGRDEFYIRFQQNPATDYRPLTKQEIAILKSNGNRSDNWSQVLVRDGIDILLIEECTFFGLVRIGKLEPYFLEFSQLRTPVGLYRSLIVSCDIGNNVAINNVRMLSHYIIEDEAILINVNEMSCTSHSKFGNGIVKDGEPEEVRIWLEICNENGGRKVIPFDGMLPGDAWLWSKYRDNEKLLQAFKAFTDQKFGTYRGSYGTVGKRTVIKNTHILKDVKIGSDAYIKGANKLKNLTINSNEVAKSQIGEGCELVNGIMGAGSRAFYGVKAVRFILAPFSQLKYGARLINSYLGENATISCCEVLNTLLFPAHEQHHNNSFLCASLVMGQSNIAAGATIGSNHNSRAADGELQAGRGFWPGLCVSLKHNSKFASFTMIAKGDYPAELNIPLPFSLVSNEVHKDRLLVMPGYWFMYNMYAILRNERKFADRDKRQEKAQLLEYDFLAPDTVNEIFDALRLLCRFTGQAYYQQYQMIGSSAEHEQKGKALLEEQAPVLDQLEIYASGFENSHRPVLLLKVQEGYAIYKKMVAYYGAALLVKHLEQAADKSLPAIRKLFEEAAARTTWLNAGGQLIPEQDIRHLIRDIENGKLEGGWSAIHTFYKAQAGLYPARKLRHALRALMEIRGFTPGAVDGPLIRELLSLAADTKRWIADSVYASKAKDYENPFRKMVYESAAEMEAVVGALKDNPFIHEQLEEAAAFENTVKQLIGNIS; via the coding sequence ATGAACCAGATTAAAAAACATCCGGTAGAAAACCTGGGTTACAACTTTATTCCTCGGCAATTTTTACCGGAGGGTAGGGATGAATTTTATATCCGCTTTCAGCAAAACCCAGCTACCGATTACCGGCCGCTTACCAAACAGGAAATTGCCATCCTGAAATCAAACGGGAACCGTTCCGATAACTGGTCACAGGTATTGGTGCGGGATGGGATCGATATCCTGCTCATTGAAGAATGCACGTTCTTCGGGCTGGTACGGATTGGGAAACTGGAGCCTTATTTCCTGGAGTTTAGCCAGCTGCGTACGCCTGTGGGGCTTTATCGCAGCCTGATCGTAAGTTGTGATATCGGCAATAACGTGGCCATTAATAATGTACGGATGCTCAGTCATTATATTATTGAAGACGAAGCCATTCTCATCAATGTCAATGAAATGTCCTGCACCTCGCACAGCAAATTCGGTAACGGTATTGTTAAAGACGGCGAACCGGAGGAGGTACGGATCTGGCTGGAGATCTGTAATGAGAACGGTGGCCGGAAAGTGATCCCTTTCGACGGCATGCTGCCCGGCGACGCCTGGTTATGGTCGAAATACAGGGATAACGAAAAATTATTGCAGGCCTTTAAGGCATTTACTGATCAGAAGTTTGGCACCTACAGGGGTAGTTACGGAACCGTTGGCAAACGAACGGTGATCAAAAATACGCATATCCTTAAAGATGTAAAGATTGGCAGCGACGCCTATATTAAGGGTGCTAACAAATTAAAGAACCTGACCATCAATTCCAATGAAGTCGCCAAATCGCAGATCGGCGAGGGTTGTGAACTGGTAAATGGTATTATGGGCGCGGGCAGCCGTGCCTTCTACGGCGTAAAAGCCGTGCGTTTTATCCTGGCCCCCTTCTCGCAGTTAAAATACGGAGCGCGCCTTATTAATTCTTACCTGGGAGAAAACGCCACTATTTCCTGTTGCGAGGTATTGAACACCCTGTTGTTTCCCGCACATGAGCAACACCACAACAATTCCTTTTTATGTGCTTCCCTGGTGATGGGACAAAGCAATATTGCTGCAGGAGCCACTATTGGTTCCAACCACAATTCAAGAGCAGCGGATGGTGAGCTGCAGGCGGGACGCGGCTTTTGGCCGGGACTTTGTGTGAGCCTCAAACACAATTCAAAATTTGCATCCTTTACGATGATTGCCAAGGGCGATTACCCGGCAGAACTGAACATTCCCCTGCCTTTTAGCCTGGTGAGCAACGAGGTGCATAAAGATCGCCTGCTGGTGATGCCCGGATATTGGTTTATGTATAATATGTATGCCATCCTCCGGAATGAACGGAAGTTTGCCGACCGGGACAAACGCCAGGAAAAGGCACAGCTGCTGGAGTACGATTTCCTGGCGCCGGATACTGTCAACGAGATCTTTGACGCCCTTCGCCTGTTATGCCGCTTTACCGGGCAGGCCTATTACCAGCAATACCAGATGATTGGCAGCAGTGCCGAACATGAACAAAAGGGAAAAGCGTTGCTCGAAGAACAGGCCCCGGTATTGGATCAACTGGAAATATACGCCTCCGGTTTTGAAAATTCCCACCGCCCCGTGCTGTTGCTGAAAGTACAGGAAGGGTATGCGATCTATAAAAAAATGGTAGCCTATTACGGAGCGGCGCTCCTGGTAAAGCATTTGGAGCAGGCGGCAGATAAAAGCCTGCCGGCGATCCGGAAACTTTTTGAGGAAGCAGCAGCGCGTACTACCTGGTTAAACGCCGGCGGACAGCTGATTCCGGAACAAGACATCCGTCACCTGATCCGGGATATTGAAAACGGGAAGCTGGAAGGCGGGTGGTCTGCGATTCATACATTTTACAAAGCGCAGGCCGGCCTCTACCCCGCACGGAAACTCCGGCACGCCTTACGTGCCCTCATGGAGATCCGCGGCTTTACACCCGGTGCGGTTGACGGCCCTTTGATCCGGGAACTGCTATCACTGGCTGCAGATACCAAACGATGGATTGCAGACTCGGTTTATGCATCAAAAGCCAAGGATTACGAAAATCCATTCCGGAAAATGGTTTATGAGTCGGCGGCAGAAATGGAGGCGGTTGTAGGAGCGCTAAAGGACAATCCGTTTATTCACGAACAACTGGAAGAAGCGGCTGCATTTGAAAATACGGTAAAACAATTGATCGGAAATATATCATAA